One part of the Methylobacterium mesophilicum SR1.6/6 genome encodes these proteins:
- a CDS encoding Cof-type HAD-IIB family hydrolase, with translation MPAGSDGAAGIALVISDVDGTLVTGDKRLTAATVAAVGRLRAAGIGFSIASARPPVGLRSLVAALGLDLPMGAFNGASVVRPDLSTIAERTIPEPAAREALARLLAAGLDVWVFAEGAWCLRDPQGPYTDLERRTIDAEPRVVADLGTLMGAASKLVGVSRDHAHLADCEPRIAAALADRATVHRSQKYYLDVTPPHLDKGQFVTWMSGHLGIPPERIATFGDAGNDRPMFANSGFSVAMGNAEDGVKAAARAVTDSNDADGFAHAIERLILP, from the coding sequence ATGCCTGCAGGATCCGACGGGGCCGCGGGGATCGCCCTGGTGATCTCGGACGTCGACGGCACCCTGGTGACCGGCGACAAGCGCCTCACCGCCGCCACGGTGGCGGCCGTCGGGCGGCTGCGGGCGGCCGGGATCGGCTTCAGCATCGCCTCGGCCCGGCCGCCGGTCGGCCTGCGCAGCCTCGTGGCCGCGCTCGGCCTCGATCTGCCGATGGGCGCCTTCAACGGCGCCAGCGTGGTCCGGCCCGACCTCTCGACGATCGCGGAGCGGACGATCCCCGAGCCGGCCGCCAGGGAGGCCCTCGCCCGGCTGCTGGCCGCGGGCCTCGACGTCTGGGTCTTCGCCGAGGGCGCGTGGTGTCTGCGCGACCCGCAGGGCCCCTACACCGACCTGGAGCGCCGCACGATCGACGCGGAGCCGCGGGTCGTGGCCGACCTCGGCACGCTCATGGGGGCGGCCTCGAAGCTCGTCGGTGTCAGCCGCGACCATGCCCATCTCGCGGACTGCGAGCCCAGGATCGCGGCCGCGCTGGCGGACCGGGCGACGGTGCATCGCTCGCAGAAATACTACCTCGACGTCACGCCGCCCCACCTCGACAAGGGGCAGTTCGTCACCTGGATGAGCGGCCATCTCGGCATCCCGCCCGAGCGGATCGCGACCTTCGGCGATGCCGGCAACGACCGGCCGATGTTCGCCAACAGCGGCTTCTCGGTGGCGATGGGCAATGCCGAGGACGGCGTGAAGGCGGCCGCCCGCGCGGTCACCGACAGCAATGACGCGGACGGCTTCGCCCACGCGATCGAGCGCCTCATCCTGCCCTGA
- a CDS encoding gluconokinase, with product MTSQTGVTDEAAASAQVLVVMGVSGSGKSTVAALIAERLGWIFVDGDSFHTPEHVAKMHAGHALDDEDRAPWLARIATWIQHRLEAGESGVVVCSALRRAYRDILTRGSRRVRLVYLDGDKALIAGRLAARQGHFMSPRLLDSQFATLEVPGPDERPIIVGVAEPPEAIADRVVAQLAAEPPVRSGAE from the coding sequence ATGACGTCTCAGACGGGGGTGACCGACGAGGCCGCGGCGTCCGCGCAGGTGCTCGTGGTGATGGGCGTCTCGGGATCCGGGAAGAGCACCGTCGCGGCGCTGATCGCCGAGCGGCTCGGCTGGATCTTCGTCGACGGCGACAGCTTCCACACCCCGGAGCACGTGGCCAAGATGCATGCGGGCCACGCCCTCGACGACGAGGACCGCGCGCCCTGGCTGGCGCGGATCGCCACCTGGATCCAGCACCGGCTGGAGGCCGGCGAGTCGGGCGTCGTGGTCTGCTCGGCCCTGCGCCGCGCCTACCGGGACATTCTCACCCGCGGGAGCCGGCGGGTGCGGCTGGTCTATCTCGACGGGGACAAGGCCCTGATCGCCGGGCGCCTCGCGGCGCGCCAAGGCCATTTCATGTCCCCGCGCCTCCTGGACAGCCAGTTCGCCACGCTGGAGGTACCCGGTCCCGACGAACGCCCGATCATCGTCGGGGTCGCGGAGCCGCCCGAGGCCATCGCCGACCGGGTCGTGGCGCAGCTCGCCGCGGAGCCCCCCGTGCGCTCGGGAGCGGAGTGA
- a CDS encoding aminotransferase class I/II-fold pyridoxal phosphate-dependent enzyme encodes MTDTARPDGGRAALAGFVTNRLGRATPRPAPVKAASPAGKSAAQNFENLPGYRELKLQRQAADLIGLGNPFFRVHDAKAGATTRIDQKSFTNFSSYDYLGLNGHPRVSNAAREAIDAYGTSSSASRVVAGERPGHISLEQALAKHYQSEGCVVMVSGHATNVTTIGALLEAGDVIFHDALSHNSIVTGAQLSGAQRRSFAHNDLDALETLLQSTRHEHRRALIVVEGLYSMDGDAPDLAGLVALKKRYDAWLMVDEAHGLGVTGRTGAGLFEHCGVDPREVDIWMGTLSKTLSTCGGYICGPIALIEYLKHSAGGFVYSVGMSPPLAAAAEAALAVMHAEPERVERLRQNGTLFLATAKKLGLDTGFSLGLAVVPIIVSDSLKAVTLSDRLFRRGINVQPIIHPAVPERASRLRFFLTSEHTPDQIRDTVNAVAEELAAIDKGGSLIEQLLAKRV; translated from the coding sequence ATGACCGATACGGCACGGCCGGACGGCGGGCGCGCGGCGCTCGCCGGCTTCGTGACCAACCGGCTCGGGCGCGCCACGCCGCGCCCGGCCCCCGTCAAGGCGGCCTCCCCCGCCGGCAAGTCGGCGGCGCAGAATTTCGAGAATCTGCCGGGCTACCGCGAGCTGAAGCTCCAGCGTCAGGCGGCCGATCTGATCGGCCTGGGCAACCCGTTCTTCCGCGTCCACGACGCCAAGGCCGGGGCGACCACCCGGATCGACCAGAAGAGCTTCACCAACTTCTCGTCCTACGATTATCTCGGCCTGAACGGCCATCCGCGGGTGAGCAACGCGGCGCGCGAGGCGATCGACGCCTACGGCACCTCCTCGTCGGCGAGCCGCGTGGTGGCCGGCGAGCGGCCCGGTCACATCAGCCTCGAGCAGGCGCTGGCCAAGCACTACCAGTCCGAGGGCTGCGTCGTGATGGTGAGCGGACACGCCACCAACGTGACCACCATCGGCGCGCTGCTGGAAGCCGGCGACGTGATCTTCCACGACGCGCTCTCCCACAACAGCATCGTCACGGGCGCGCAGCTCTCCGGCGCCCAGCGCCGCTCCTTCGCGCACAACGATCTCGACGCCCTGGAGACCCTGCTCCAGTCGACCCGCCACGAGCACCGCCGGGCGCTGATCGTGGTCGAGGGCCTCTACAGCATGGACGGCGACGCGCCGGACCTCGCCGGACTCGTCGCCCTCAAGAAGCGCTACGATGCGTGGCTGATGGTCGACGAGGCGCACGGCCTCGGCGTCACCGGCCGCACCGGCGCCGGCCTGTTCGAGCATTGCGGTGTCGACCCCCGCGAGGTCGACATCTGGATGGGCACGCTGTCGAAGACGCTCTCGACCTGCGGCGGCTACATCTGCGGGCCGATCGCGCTGATCGAGTACCTGAAACACTCGGCCGGCGGCTTCGTCTACAGCGTCGGCATGTCGCCGCCGCTGGCGGCCGCCGCCGAGGCGGCGCTGGCCGTGATGCACGCCGAGCCGGAGCGGGTCGAGCGCCTGCGCCAGAACGGGACGTTGTTCCTGGCCACCGCCAAGAAGCTCGGCCTCGACACCGGATTCAGCCTCGGCCTCGCGGTCGTGCCGATCATCGTGAGCGATTCGCTGAAGGCCGTCACCCTGTCCGACCGGCTGTTCCGTCGGGGCATCAACGTGCAGCCGATCATCCACCCGGCGGTGCCGGAGCGGGCCTCGCGCCTGCGCTTCTTCCTGACCTCCGAGCACACGCCCGACCAGATCCGCGACACCGTCAACGCGGTGGCGGAGGAACTTGCGGCGATCGACAAGGGCGGCTCTCTGATCGAGCAGCTGCTGGCCAAGCGGGTCTGA
- a CDS encoding transglycosylase SLT domain-containing protein: MHRLLLAAVLAVAPAAAFGQAARDNIDALIEQQAKANGVPASFVHAVVKRESNYNPNAKGGSALGLMQIKHATARSLGYTGDAAGLYDPATNLRYGVAYLAGAYRTAQGNLSQAYQYYNRGYYYAAKRQGISTEVASVVAPVAASASALASLFGGGAADARSPAASALAYAPTTVSVAEAPTETVEVPLPPRRPAALAGATIQLASLAVDPAAAVVAPAAAAAPSEQAAAAQAVEVPLPPRRPAALATAVATAPAAAELAELRLSPPAEPAAPMTPAAASTPAADTVAEAVDVPLPPRRPSVQMLAAASPRRAPIAAAVREATALPIE, encoded by the coding sequence ATGCATCGCCTTCTCCTGGCCGCCGTCCTCGCGGTCGCGCCCGCCGCCGCCTTCGGGCAGGCCGCGCGCGACAACATCGACGCGCTGATCGAGCAGCAGGCCAAGGCGAACGGCGTCCCGGCGAGCTTCGTCCACGCGGTGGTCAAGCGCGAGAGCAACTACAACCCGAATGCCAAGGGCGGCAGCGCGCTGGGCCTGATGCAGATCAAGCACGCGACCGCGCGCAGCCTGGGCTATACCGGGGACGCGGCGGGGCTCTACGATCCGGCGACCAACCTGCGCTACGGGGTCGCCTATCTCGCCGGCGCCTACCGCACCGCCCAGGGCAACCTTTCCCAGGCCTACCAATACTACAACCGCGGCTACTATTACGCCGCCAAGCGGCAGGGGATCTCCACCGAGGTCGCGTCCGTGGTGGCGCCGGTGGCGGCCTCGGCGAGCGCCCTGGCGAGCCTGTTCGGCGGCGGCGCGGCCGACGCCAGGAGCCCCGCCGCTTCGGCCCTTGCCTACGCCCCGACCACCGTGTCCGTGGCCGAAGCGCCCACCGAGACGGTGGAGGTGCCGCTGCCGCCCCGCCGACCCGCCGCGCTGGCCGGCGCGACGATCCAGCTCGCGAGCCTCGCGGTCGATCCGGCCGCCGCCGTCGTCGCGCCGGCCGCCGCCGCAGCGCCGAGCGAACAGGCAGCCGCCGCCCAGGCGGTGGAAGTGCCCCTGCCGCCGCGCCGACCGGCCGCCCTCGCTACCGCGGTCGCGACCGCGCCCGCGGCGGCCGAACTCGCCGAGCTGCGCCTCTCGCCCCCGGCCGAACCGGCCGCACCGATGACACCGGCTGCCGCATCAACCCCGGCGGCGGACACGGTCGCCGAAGCCGTAGACGTGCCGCTGCCGCCGCGCCGGCCGTCGGTTCAGATGCTCGCCGCCGCGTCGCCGCGGCGCGCGCCGATCGCCGCGGCCGTGCGCGAGGCGACGGCTCTGCCGATCGAGTGA
- a CDS encoding UDP-glucose dehydrogenase family protein: MRIAMIGAGYVGLVSGACLADFGHSVVCIDRDPDKIASLNAGRMPIYEPGLDALVAENVRQGRLAFRTAMPEAVAEADAVFIAVGTPSRRGDGFADLSFVFDAAREIAGALSGFTVVVTKSTVPVGTGDEVERIIRDANPAAEVSVASNPEFLREGAAIADFKRPDRIVVGTQDARAEAVMREVYRPLYLNQAPILVTDRRTAELTKYAANAFLAAKITFINEIADLCEQVGADVQQVARGIGLDKRIGPKFLHAGPGYGGSCFPKDTLALVKTAQDAGTPLRLVETVVAVNDQRKRAMARKVIKACGGSVRGKTIALLGLTFKPDTDDMRDAPSLAIVAGLQDAGAKVRAYDPEGMDHARALMPGVDYAENAYACAEGTEAVVIVTEWNAFRALDLDRLRRIMSSAGSAPVLVDLRNIYDPASAARHGFTYCGVGRNKESGAPSAS, from the coding sequence ATGCGGATCGCGATGATTGGGGCCGGATATGTCGGCCTGGTCTCCGGAGCCTGCTTGGCGGATTTCGGCCACAGCGTGGTCTGCATCGACCGTGACCCCGACAAGATCGCGAGCCTGAACGCTGGCCGCATGCCGATCTACGAGCCCGGGCTCGATGCCCTGGTGGCCGAGAACGTCAGGCAGGGGCGGCTCGCCTTCCGCACCGCCATGCCGGAGGCGGTGGCCGAGGCCGACGCGGTGTTCATCGCGGTGGGCACGCCCTCGCGCCGCGGCGACGGCTTCGCCGATCTCAGCTTCGTCTTCGACGCCGCCCGGGAGATCGCCGGTGCGCTGTCGGGCTTCACCGTGGTGGTGACCAAGTCGACCGTTCCGGTCGGGACCGGCGACGAGGTCGAGCGAATCATCCGGGACGCCAATCCCGCCGCCGAGGTCTCGGTGGCGTCGAACCCGGAATTCCTGCGGGAGGGCGCGGCGATCGCGGACTTCAAGCGCCCCGACAGGATCGTGGTCGGCACGCAGGATGCCCGCGCCGAGGCGGTGATGCGCGAGGTCTACCGGCCGCTCTACCTCAACCAGGCGCCGATCCTGGTCACGGACCGGCGCACGGCCGAACTCACCAAATACGCCGCCAACGCCTTCCTGGCCGCCAAGATCACCTTCATCAACGAGATCGCGGATCTGTGCGAGCAGGTCGGCGCCGACGTCCAGCAGGTCGCCCGCGGCATTGGGCTGGACAAGCGCATCGGGCCGAAGTTCCTGCATGCCGGTCCCGGCTACGGCGGCTCGTGCTTCCCCAAGGACACGCTGGCGCTGGTCAAGACCGCCCAGGATGCCGGCACCCCCCTGCGGCTGGTCGAGACCGTGGTGGCGGTCAACGACCAGCGCAAGCGCGCCATGGCCCGCAAGGTGATCAAAGCCTGCGGCGGCTCCGTCCGCGGGAAAACGATCGCGCTCCTCGGCCTGACCTTCAAGCCCGACACCGACGACATGCGCGACGCGCCCTCGCTCGCCATCGTGGCCGGGCTGCAGGATGCGGGCGCGAAGGTGCGCGCCTACGATCCGGAGGGCATGGACCACGCCCGCGCCCTGATGCCCGGGGTGGATTACGCCGAGAACGCCTACGCCTGCGCGGAGGGCACCGAGGCGGTGGTGATCGTGACCGAGTGGAACGCGTTCCGTGCGCTCGACCTGGACCGGCTGCGCAGGATCATGTCCTCCGCGGGATCCGCGCCCGTGCTGGTCGACCTGCGCAACATCTACGATCCCGCCAGCGCCGCGCGACACGGTTTCACCTATTGCGGTGTCGGACGAAACAAGGAGAGCGGGGCGCCGAGCGCGTCCTGA
- a CDS encoding Flp family type IVb pilin has protein sequence MQEPGREPGCHGTGRAVARVGILSGGGATALIRFSRDARGATSIEYALIGALIFLVAAASLRTYASRVSGVYGQISTAVTQN, from the coding sequence ATGCAAGAACCGGGGCGCGAACCGGGCTGCCACGGGACCGGGCGGGCCGTCGCACGGGTCGGAATCCTGTCCGGCGGCGGCGCGACGGCGCTGATCCGCTTCTCCCGCGACGCGCGGGGCGCGACGTCGATCGAGTATGCCCTGATCGGCGCCCTGATCTTCCTGGTGGCCGCCGCGAGCCTGCGGACCTACGCCTCCCGGGTGAGCGGGGTCTACGGCCAGATCAGCACCGCGGTGACCCAGAACTGA
- a CDS encoding DUF3072 domain-containing protein gives MAKTASKTQQRDASPRDAAQENPKTDPKDVSNQIKDPDQWTTGGEPMTGAQASYLKTLSEEAKEPEAFEADLDKAEASKRIDDLRHKAGRA, from the coding sequence ATGGCCAAGACTGCTTCGAAGACCCAGCAGAGAGACGCTTCGCCTCGGGACGCGGCTCAGGAGAACCCCAAGACCGACCCGAAGGACGTGTCCAACCAGATCAAGGACCCGGACCAGTGGACCACCGGCGGCGAGCCGATGACGGGCGCGCAGGCCTCCTACCTGAAGACCCTGTCGGAGGAGGCCAAGGAGCCGGAGGCCTTCGAGGCCGATCTCGACAAGGCCGAGGCCTCCAAGCGGATCGACGACCTGCGCCACAAGGCCGGTCGGGCCTGA
- a CDS encoding polysaccharide biosynthesis/export family protein, with translation MRNLPLVLLAVAATSGCTYLPAAGPTASMIQAGAEVATADGGLLARYEIIDVTPSVVEALRGRPLDSLLASFGDHRPSSEPVIGIGDMVSVSVWEAGSGGLFSGPLVADRFSAGSKSALIPEQPVGRDGAISVPYAGRIKVAGRRTQDVQALIENELAGKAIQPQVLVSVTRPISQAVTVTGEGAAGARLPLSGHGDRILDVIASAGGNRAPVNETFVRLSRGPVTATVPLTTVVSNPRENIYLRPNDVLTLVRDPQTFIAVGALGNSTELPFQADGITLAQALAKARGLSDFAADPAGTFIFRFEPASVVRRLNPGSKLLGTPLVPVVYRIDMRDPNSLFVSQAFRMRNRDLVYVSNAPFTEVSKVLSAFSGVTGPVASAATAYAYTRN, from the coding sequence ATGCGCAATCTTCCCCTCGTCCTGCTCGCCGTCGCGGCGACGTCGGGCTGCACGTACCTGCCCGCGGCGGGACCGACGGCGAGCATGATCCAGGCCGGCGCCGAGGTGGCGACGGCGGATGGCGGGCTCCTGGCGCGCTACGAGATCATCGACGTCACCCCCAGCGTCGTCGAGGCCCTGCGCGGCCGGCCGCTGGACAGCCTGCTCGCCTCCTTCGGCGACCACCGCCCGTCCTCCGAGCCGGTGATCGGCATCGGCGACATGGTCTCCGTCTCCGTCTGGGAAGCCGGCTCCGGCGGCCTGTTCTCCGGACCGCTGGTCGCCGACCGCTTCTCCGCCGGCTCGAAGTCCGCGCTCATCCCCGAGCAGCCGGTCGGGCGCGACGGCGCCATCTCGGTGCCCTATGCCGGCCGCATCAAGGTCGCCGGCCGCCGCACCCAGGACGTGCAGGCGCTCATCGAGAACGAGCTCGCCGGCAAGGCCATCCAGCCGCAGGTGCTGGTCTCGGTCACCCGCCCGATCAGCCAGGCGGTCACCGTCACCGGCGAGGGCGCGGCCGGCGCCCGCCTGCCGCTGTCGGGCCACGGCGACCGCATCCTCGACGTCATCGCCTCCGCGGGCGGCAACCGCGCGCCGGTCAACGAGACCTTCGTGCGGCTCTCGCGCGGGCCGGTCACCGCCACGGTGCCGCTGACCACGGTGGTGTCGAACCCGCGTGAGAACATCTACCTGCGGCCCAACGACGTGCTGACCCTGGTGCGCGACCCGCAGACCTTCATCGCGGTGGGCGCGCTGGGCAACAGCACCGAGCTGCCGTTCCAGGCCGACGGGATCACCCTGGCGCAGGCGCTGGCCAAGGCGCGCGGGCTGTCGGACTTCGCCGCCGACCCGGCGGGCACGTTCATCTTCCGGTTCGAGCCGGCCAGCGTGGTGCGCCGGCTGAACCCGGGCTCGAAGCTTCTGGGCACGCCGCTGGTGCCGGTGGTCTACCGGATCGACATGCGCGACCCCAACAGCCTGTTCGTCAGCCAGGCGTTCCGCATGCGCAACCGCGACCTCGTCTACGTGTCGAACGCGCCGTTCACCGAGGTGTCGAAGGTGCTCTCGGCCTTCAGCGGCGTCACCGGCCCGGTCGCCTCCGCGGCCACCGCCTACGCGTACACGAGAAACTGA